Part of the bacterium genome, CACAAGGAGGAGAAGACGCTCGAGCAGGCGGTCGCCGCCGGCGCGATGGCGATCTTCGGCGAGAAGTACGGCGACCACGTGCGCGTGGTGACGGTCCCCGGCGTCTCGATGGAGCTGTGCGGCGGCATCCACGTCGGGCGCAGCGGCGAGATCGGCTTCTTCAAGATCGTCAGCGAGGGGAGCGTCGCCGCCGGGGTGCGCCGGATCGAGGCGGCGACCGCGGAGGGGGCGTACGCGGCGGTGCTCGAGGAGGAGCGCGAGTTGGAAGGGGCCGCCGCCGCGCTCAAGGTCGGCCCGCGCGAGGTCGCCCGCCGCGCCGAGCGGCTGGCCGAGCAGGCGCGCGGGCTGGAGAAGGAGGTCGCGGACCTCAAGGCGAAGCTCGCGCGCGGGGCGGGCGGCGACCCGACCGAGAAGGCGCGCATCGTCAACGGCGTCAAGGTCCTGGCGGCCCGCATGGACGGCCTCGACATGGACACCCTGCGCACCACGGTCGACCACTTCAAGGACAAGCTCGGCAGCGGCATCGTGCTGCTGGCCTCGGTCGCGGACGGCAAGGTCTCGTTCGCCTGCGGCGTGACGAAGGACCTCACCGGGAAGCACAAGGCCGGCGACCTCGTGAAGAAGGTCGCGGCGGTGTGCGGCGGGTCCGGGGGCGGCAAGCCCGAGATGGCGACCGCCGGCGGCAAGGACCCGTCGCAGGTCGACGCGGCACTTGCAGAGCTGGTGAAGCTGATCGAGGGGAAGTGACGGATGGGCGTCGAGAGGATCGCGAGCGTCCCCGAGTTCGAGCGCTGCCTCGAGGCGAGCGCGGCGGGGCCGGTCTTCGTCCTTAAGCACTCCACGACCTGACCGGTCTCCGCGGGGGCTCGGGACGAGTTCCTGGCGTTTGCGGCCGGCGGCCAGGCGCGGTGCGTCGAGGTCCTCGTCCGGGAGGACCGGCCCGTCTCGCAGGCCATCGCCGAGCGCACGGGCGTGCGCCACGAATCGCCGCAGGTGATCTGCCTGGCGGGGCGGCGCGCCGCGGCCCACGCCTCGCACCGCGAGATCACGCTCGAGTCCCTGCGCCGGATGCTCTCCGGTGCCGGGACCGGGAGGGGAGAGCGATGAGGATCGCGATCGAGTACTGCGGCGTCTGAAACTACCGTCCCCAGGCCGCCAGGCTGGCGGCCGCCATCGAGCGGGAGACCGGCACGCGCGTGGAGCTGATCGAGGGCAGCGGCGGGGTCTTCACACTGTCGGCCGACGGCGCCGCACTCTTCGAGAAGCGGCGGAGCGGACGGTTCCCTACCGAGAAGGAGGCCGTGGGCTTGGTCCGGGGTGCTGCGGCGCCGAGCCCCGCGTGACGGCGGCGCCACATTTCTGTAACGATTGACGGTGGATTGTACGGCTGGTATGAACGGGCCATGGCGCCATCAATGGACCAGGGGCAACAGAGGCCATTGGTTTGGAGGTGTGCGTCGCGAGACGTCAGCCGCGCAAGCCTCGCGTCTCTTCCGACGTCGTTTCTGCCTGCGATTCCGGTCCGTCACCGGGCAGCCGTGATCCCCGGGCACAAGGAGAGTCCTGTATGCCTGAACGACTGACGAAACAGAAGAAGCAGATCCGAACCGCAAGGAAGCTCTCCGGCATCGGGAAGTGCCCGACGGGCATCAGCGGGCTCGACGAGATCACCGGCGGGGGCCTGCCGCGTGGACGGACCACGCTCGTCTGTGGCGGCGCCGGCAGCGGCAAGACACTCCTGGCCATGGAGTTCATCGTCCGGGGCATTCGCGAGTACGACGAGCCGGGCGTGTTCATGGCCTTCGAGGAGACCGCCGGAGACCTGGCCAAGAACGTCGCCTCCCTGGGGTACGATCTCGAGGAGTTGGTCCGCCGCAGGAAGCTCGCCATCGACTACGTGTACATCGAGCGCAGCGAGATCGAAGAGACCGGGGAATACGACCTGGAAGGCCTCTTCGTCCGCCTGGACGCCATGATCCGCGAGGTGGGCGCCAAGCGCGTCGCCATCGATACGATCGAGGCCCTCTTTTCCAGCCTGCCCAACGAAGCGATCCTGCGGGCGGAGCTGCGCCGGCTCTTCCGCTGGCTCAAGGACAGACACGTCACCGCCGTCCTCACCGGCGAGCAGGGCAAAGAGACCCTCACCCGCCACGGCTTGGAGGAGTACGTCAGCGATTGCGTGATCTTCCTGGACCATCGCGTGATCAAGCAGGTCGCGACGCGTCGGCTGCGAGTCGTCAAGTACCGTGGCTCGGCCCACGGGACCAATGAGTACCCGACGATGATCGACCGGCATGGCCTGAGCGTCCTGCCGATCAGCTCGGTCGGCCTGGACTATGGCGCGAGCACCGAGCACGTCTCCAGCGGCATCGAGGGGTTGGATTCGATGCTGGGCGCCCGCGGCTACTACCGCGGCAGCAGCGTCCTGGTCTCCGGCACCGCCGGCACGGGCAAGAGCAGCATGGCCGCCGCCTTTGCCGATTCGACCTGCCGCCGGGGCGAACGGTGTCTCTACCTGGCCTACGAAGAGGCGCCTTCACAGGTCATCCGGAACATGGGCTCGATCGGCTTCGACCTGGGCCAGTGGGTGCGCAAGGGACTGCTGCGCTTTCACGGGGTGCGTTCGACACTCTACGGCCTGGAGCAGCACCTGGTGAGCATGCACAACCAGGTGAACGACTTCCGCCCCGCCGCCGTCGTCGTGGACCCCATCACCAACCTGATGGCCATTGGGGACGATGCGGAAGTCAAGTCCATGCTGACACGGATGATCGACTTCTTGAAGAATCAGGGCATCACGGCCCTGTTCACGAGCCTCACCCAAGGCGGCGGTCCCGTCGAGCAGACCGAAGTGGGCGTTTCATCCCTGATGGACACCTGGCTGCTGCTGCGCAACGTCGAGATGGACGCGGAGCGCAACCGCCTGCTGTTCATCCTCAAGAGCCGCGGCATGGCGCACTCCAACCAGGTCCGCGAGTTTCTCCTGTCCGATCAAGGCATTCGGCTCAGGGAGGTCTATCTCGGTCCCAGCGCCGTGCTGGCCGGCACCGCGAGGGCGGTGCAGGAGGCCAAGGACAAGGCCCAGACCGCCCGTGAGCAGCAGACGGTCGCCCGGCGGCGGCGCGAACTGGAGGGAGAGCAGGCGGCGACCCGGGCCCAGTTGGAGGCGATGCGGCTCAAGAGCGCCGCCCTGGCGGAAGAGATGAAGATACTCAGGGCCGAGGAAGAGGGTCGCCGTACCGCCGTGGCGCGCGACCAGGCGGAACTGGCCCGTATCCGGGGCGGGGACGTGAAGAAACGAGCCTGACCGCAGGGTAGCCAGGAGAGGGTACGGTCATGCCAGCGAAGGAACGCAAAAGGAAAGCCGCGCGCCGCAGTGCGCGCGAGTCGCAGCCCACCGATCGGTCGGCGGCGCCCGAACCGGTGGAGGTGTGGAATCTGCGGCTGTATATCGCCGGCCAGACGCCGCGGGCGGTCGCGGCCCTGGAGAATCTCCAGAGGATCTGCGACGTGCATCTGGCCGGACTGTACACCATCGAAGTCGTCGATCTGCTGAAGAACCCGCAACTGGCCAGAGGCGACCAGATCCTGGCGGTGCCGACGCTGGTCCGCAAGCTGCCGGAGCCGGTGCGGAAGATCATCGGGGATCTCTCGAACGAGGACCGCGTCCTCGTCGGCCTGGACCTCCGGCCGCGATGACAGGGGTGAGCCATGAGCAAGAAGCGAACTGAGACCGTGGAAGAGGTCATCGCGTCCGCGAAGGGGAAGTCCAAGCGCCAGAAGTACGTGCTGCGGTTGTACGTGGCCGGGATCACGCCGCGGTCGCGCGAGGCCATCCGCGCCGTGACCGCCATCTGCGAGGAGCATTTGCAGGGCCGGTACGATCTCGAAGTGATCGATATCTACCAGCAGCCGACGCTGGCCAAGGGCGAGCAGATCATCGCGGCGCCGACGCTGATCAAGAAGCTGCCCGAGCCCCTGCGCAGGTTCATCGGCACCATGGCCGACAAGGAGAAGCTCCTGGTGGGCCTGGACCTGAAGCCGAAAGACCGGTGTTGAAGGGTCTGCAGACGGCGCAGGTTCCGACCGCGAGAGTTGAAGCATGAGCAGCGAGAGCAAGGACCGTCGCAGCAAGGCGCAATTGCTGGCGGAGGTCGAGCGCCTGCGCCTGCGCTTGGAGGAAGCGGAGCAGACGCTGGAGGCGATCCGCACAGGCGACGTCGATGCCCTGGTGGTGGCCAGTCCGCGGGGTGAGCAGATCTACTCGGTCACCGGCGCGGAGCACGTGTATCGCGTGATCGTCGAGACGATGAACGAGGCCGCCCTGACGGTGGATCAGGACGGGACGATCCTGTTCTGCAACCAGCGATTCTGTGAGCTGATGAGGACGCGGATTCAAGGGGCGCTGGGGCGCAAGCTGGCGATCTTCGCCGCCCGCCCCCAAGCAGCGACGTTGCGGGCAATTCTCAGGGACGCCCGGACCGAGGCGCTCCAGCGACGCGTCACGCTGCTGGCCGCGGACGGCACGGCGGTCCCGGTGCAGATCTCCGCCAGCCCCTTGCACGCCGGCAATACGATCAATGTCTGCCTTGTGGCCTCCGACCTGACGGACCTGGAGGCTTCCACCAGCTCGATCCGCGTCCTGCGCGAGCAGCAGCAGGCCTTGGAGGAGAGCGAGGCGCGTTTCCGGTCGATCTTCGATTCCAGCCAGGACGCCATCGTGATCGCCAACGACGCGGGCACGTATGTGCAGGCCAATCCGGCCGTCGAGGCGATCTTCGGGGTGCCGCCGGAGAAGATCATCGGCCGGCAGGTGTCGGAGTTCGTGGGCGGGGACATCGACTTCCCGACCATCTGGCGGGACTTCCTGGCCAAGGGCAGCTTCGCCGGGGAAATCTCCCTGACCGGCGTCCGGGGGCGTGTGCGCTGCGTGGAGGCCTACGCGGTCGCCAACGTCCAGCCGGGACGGCATCTGTCGATCTTCCATGACATCACCGAGCGAAGGCAGGCCCAGGAGAAACTGCAGGCGGTCAATGAGCAGCTCCAGGCGCAACGCGAAGAGCTGTGCGCGCAGGCCGAAGAACTGCAGGCGATCAATGAGGAACTCACTGCACGCGAAGAGCAGCTGCGGGCGAGCAACGAAGCCCTCAGTGAAAGCGAGGAGCGGTTCCGCACGCTGGCCGACAACATCTCGCAGCTCGCCTGGATGGCCGACGAAACGGGCCGGATCTTCTGGTACAACAAGCGCTGGTACACGTACACCGGCACTTCGGCCCATCAGATCTGGGGCTGGGGAGAGGTCCATCACCCCGATCACTTTCTGCGGGTGACGGCGAAGCTTCGCCACTGCTTCGAGACGGGCGAGGCCTGGGAAGACGTCTTCCCGCTGCGGGCCGCTGACGGCAGCTACCGCTGGTTCCTGTCGCGGGCGACCCCGATTCGCGACGGCCGGGGCATCGTGGCCCGCTGGTTCGGCACCAGTACGGATATCACCGACCAGCGCGTCGCGCAGGAAGCCCTCCAGGAGCTGAACACCGTGCTGGAGAGCAAGGTGGCCCAGCGCACCGAGGAGTTGGAGCACCGGGCCCGCCAGCTCCAGAAACTGGCGCTGGATCTGTCGGGGGCGGAGGATCGCGAGCGCAAGCGCATCGCCGAGGTCCTGCACGACGACGTGCAGCAGATTCTGGCGGCGGCGAAGTTTCATCTCATTTCGATCCGGACCCGGGCC contains:
- a CDS encoding circadian clock KaiB family protein, with protein sequence MSKKRTETVEEVIASAKGKSKRQKYVLRLYVAGITPRSREAIRAVTAICEEHLQGRYDLEVIDIYQQPTLAKGEQIIAAPTLIKKLPEPLRRFIGTMADKEKLLVGLDLKPKDRC
- a CDS encoding Rdx family protein, whose translation is MRIAIEYCGVUNYRPQAARLAAAIERETGTRVELIEGSGGVFTLSADGAALFEKRRSGRFPTEKEAVGLVRGAAAPSPA
- a CDS encoding circadian clock KaiB family protein, encoding MPAKERKRKAARRSARESQPTDRSAAPEPVEVWNLRLYIAGQTPRAVAALENLQRICDVHLAGLYTIEVVDLLKNPQLARGDQILAVPTLVRKLPEPVRKIIGDLSNEDRVLVGLDLRPR
- a CDS encoding PAS domain S-box protein: MSSESKDRRSKAQLLAEVERLRLRLEEAEQTLEAIRTGDVDALVVASPRGEQIYSVTGAEHVYRVIVETMNEAALTVDQDGTILFCNQRFCELMRTRIQGALGRKLAIFAARPQAATLRAILRDARTEALQRRVTLLAADGTAVPVQISASPLHAGNTINVCLVASDLTDLEASTSSIRVLREQQQALEESEARFRSIFDSSQDAIVIANDAGTYVQANPAVEAIFGVPPEKIIGRQVSEFVGGDIDFPTIWRDFLAKGSFAGEISLTGVRGRVRCVEAYAVANVQPGRHLSIFHDITERRQAQEKLQAVNEQLQAQREELCAQAEELQAINEELTAREEQLRASNEALSESEERFRTLADNISQLAWMADETGRIFWYNKRWYTYTGTSAHQIWGWGEVHHPDHFLRVTAKLRHCFETGEAWEDVFPLRAADGSYRWFLSRATPIRDGRGIVARWFGTSTDITDQRVAQEALQELNTVLESKVAQRTEELEHRARQLQKLALDLSGAEDRERKRIAEVLHDDVQQILAAAKFHLISIRTRAAHDPSILTTAAQVDRMLSEAIDKSRALSHELSPAMPDSGDLGDALGRLASQTQIKHGLLARVDAFGKVRVQSEALRSFLYKAAQELLFNVVKHARANEAKIRVRRLGRFICLSISDRGRGFDPEKLKATAGLGLFSIRERVDLLGGRMKIRSVEGLGSTFRIVVPDSGIAGTALSKREEPADRAAEATVADGGMQRRLRVLIADDHQIVREGLVSLLCDEGGVHVVGEAANGREAVDLADKLQPDVIIMDVAMPLIDGAEATRQVKRHMPRTRVIALSMYEEHENVEKMLAAGAEAYILKTAPANELLAAVRGNTPSAREQDS
- the kaiC gene encoding circadian clock protein KaiC, which translates into the protein MPERLTKQKKQIRTARKLSGIGKCPTGISGLDEITGGGLPRGRTTLVCGGAGSGKTLLAMEFIVRGIREYDEPGVFMAFEETAGDLAKNVASLGYDLEELVRRRKLAIDYVYIERSEIEETGEYDLEGLFVRLDAMIREVGAKRVAIDTIEALFSSLPNEAILRAELRRLFRWLKDRHVTAVLTGEQGKETLTRHGLEEYVSDCVIFLDHRVIKQVATRRLRVVKYRGSAHGTNEYPTMIDRHGLSVLPISSVGLDYGASTEHVSSGIEGLDSMLGARGYYRGSSVLVSGTAGTGKSSMAAAFADSTCRRGERCLYLAYEEAPSQVIRNMGSIGFDLGQWVRKGLLRFHGVRSTLYGLEQHLVSMHNQVNDFRPAAVVVDPITNLMAIGDDAEVKSMLTRMIDFLKNQGITALFTSLTQGGGPVEQTEVGVSSLMDTWLLLRNVEMDAERNRLLFILKSRGMAHSNQVREFLLSDQGIRLREVYLGPSAVLAGTARAVQEAKDKAQTAREQQTVARRRRELEGEQAATRAQLEAMRLKSAALAEEMKILRAEEEGRRTAVARDQAELARIRGGDVKKRA